In one Juglans regia cultivar Chandler chromosome 11, Walnut 2.0, whole genome shotgun sequence genomic region, the following are encoded:
- the LOC109013225 gene encoding nodulation receptor kinase-like: MITPNESNGSLNMTLVKASGGVFGPICNAYEILQVHPWVKETNQKDVDVALNVRNELLASNQENELLKSWSGDPCLPNPWHGLGCEPYNGSVIITSLDLSSSELQGSIPPSIAELAKLKTLNLSYNCFNGSIPEFPAFSVLESMDIRHNQLTRQPPESLISLPHLELLYYGCNCYLDKKLQPSFNESRLRTDSGRCDSEGRTHKPVIVIGVACGSFLFTIVVGIVFVCIYRRRLRHRGGFDNKEQHMVENILIYLPSKDDISTKSIAIEKFTLASIEAATEKYKTLIGEGGFGSVFHGMLLEGQEVAVKVRSAESTQGTREFENELNLLSEIRHENLVPLLGYCSENDQQILVYPFMSNGSLQDRLYGDAAKRKTLDWPTRLSIALGAARGLQYLHTFAGRCIIHRDVKSSNILLDHTMCAKVADFGFSKYAPQEGDSGVISLEVRGTAGYLDPEYYTTQQLSVKSDVFSFGVVLLEIVTGREPLNIHRPRNEWSLVEWATPYLRDQKIDEIVDPSIRGGYHAEAMWRVVEAAQSCIETSAAYRPFMANIVRELEDALIIENNASEYMKSIDSLGTSNSNRFSVVMDKRIALPPMSTPSEPLSIMTQQPSPPQPR; encoded by the exons ATGATAACTCCAAAtgaat CAAATGGGTCTCTTAATATGACTTTGGTCAAGGCCTCAGGTGGTGTCTTTGGGCCCATTTGCAATGCCTATGAAATCTTGCAAGTGCACCCATGGGTGAAAGAGACTAACCAGAAAGATG tGGATGTGGCCTTGAACGTGAGGAATGAGTTACTGGCATCTAACCAAGAGAATGAACTGTTGAAAAGTTGGTCTGGAGATCCATGTCTTCCAAACCCCTGGCATGGTTTAGGTTGTGAGCCCTATAATGGTTCAGTTATCATCACCAGTTT GGATCTCTCTTCAAGTGAACTTCAAGGGTCAATCCCTCCCAGTATCGCTGAACTGGCCAAATTAAAAACACT GAATCTGAGCTACAACTGTTTCAATGGCAGTATTCCAGAGTTTCCTGCTTTTTCCGTGCTAGAGTCAAT GGATATCAGACACAATCAGCTTACAAGACAACCTCCAGAATCTCTTATCTCGCTGCCACATTTAGAATTACT ATATTACGGGTGCAATTGTTATTTAGACAAAAAACTTCAACCCAGCTTCAACGAATCAAGACTTCGTACAGA CTCTGGAAGATGTGATTCTGAAGGACGAACACATAAACCAGTAATCGTCATTGGCGTTGCATGTGGATCATTTCTATTTACCATTGTAGTTGGAATCGTTTTTGTTTGCATTTACAGACGAAGATTAAGGCACAGGGGAGGATTTGATAATAAAGAACAGCATATGGTTGAGA ATATACTTATCTACCTACCCAGCAAAGATGATATTAGTACAAAGTCAATAGCTATTGAGAAGTTTACACTGGCATCGATAGAGGCTGCCACCGAGAAGTACAAAACCTTGATAGGCGAAGGGGGATTTGGGTCGGTTTTCCATGGCATGCTACTTGAGGGCCAGGAAGTGGCAGTAAAGGTTCGGTCAGCAGAATCTACTCAGGGAACCCGGGAATTTGAGAACGAG CTAAACCTGCTCTCAGAGATTCGACACGAGAACCTGGTGCCTCTTCTTGGTTATTGTAGTGAAAATGACCAACAAATTCTTGTTTATCCTTTTATGTCTAATGGCTCCCTACAAGATCGTCTCTATG GGGATGCAGCAAAAAGGAAAACTCTGGACTGGCCAACCAGACTTTCTATTGCTCTAGGTGCTGCTAGAG GTTTGCAATATCTTCACACGTTTGCTGGGCGTTGCATAATACATAGGGATGTAAAATCAAGCAATATACTCTTGGATCATACAATGTGCGCAAAGGTTGCAGACTTTGGTTTCTCAAAGTACGCTCCTCAGGAAGGGGACAGTGGTGTTATTTCTCTGGAAGTGAGAGGAACAGCGGGTTACCTAGATCCAGA GTACTATACGACCCAGCAGTTGTCTGTAAAAAGTGATGTCTTCAGCTTTGGTGTGGTTCTACTTGAAATTGTAACTGGTCGTGAGCCTCTCAACATACACAGGCCACGCAATGAATGGAGCTTGGTTGAATGG GCCACACCCTATCTAAGAGATCAAAAGATTGATGAAATCGTGGACCCTAGCATCAGGGGTGGGTACCATGCAGAGGCAATGTGGAGAGTTGTGGAAGCCGCACAGTCATGTATTGAGACCAGTGCTGCTTATCGGCCATTCATGGCCAATATTGTCCGGGAGCTGGAGGATGCTTTGATCATAGAGAACAATGCATCTGAATACATGAAGTCCATAGACAGTTTGGGAACTTCCAACTCCAATCGCTTCTCTGTTGTCATGGACAAAAGAATTGCTCTACCACCAATGTCAACTCCATCAGAACCGTTGTCTATTATGACGCAACAACCCTCTCCTCCCCAGCCAAGATAG
- the LOC109013227 gene encoding protein BRICK 1-like, whose product MARAGGITNAVNVGIAVQADWENREFISHISLNVRRLFDFLVQFEATTKSKLASLNEKLDTLERRLELLEAQVGTASANQPLFAT is encoded by the exons ATGGCAAGGGCAGGAGGGATTACAAATGCGGTGAATGTTGGGATAGCAGTGCAAGCTGATTGGGAGAACCGCGAGTTCATCTCTCACATTTCGCTCAACGTTCGACGCCTCTTTGATTTCCTTGTCCAATTCG AGGCTACAACGAAGAGCAAACTCGCATCGTTGAATGAGAAGCTTGACACACTCGAGCGGCGTCTTGAACTTCTTGAGGCCCAAGTGGGTACTGCATCAGCCAATCAGCCTCTTTTCGCTACATGA
- the LOC109003381 gene encoding MADS-box transcription factor 23-like isoform X2 — MGRGKIAIQRIDNSTSRQVTFSKRRKGLIKKAKELAILCDAEVGLVIFSSTGKLFEFSSTSIKAVTERYNKSKEEHLQLQNPASEVKFLQREVAILRQELQNLQVNQRHMMGQQLYALGVEDLQNLENQLEMSLQGVRLTKEQALTDEIQELSRKSNLVHQENMELYKKVYSTRHMNGASISSFIPYGTNLRDDLDVPHVHLQLCPPEQQNY, encoded by the exons ATGGGGAGAGGGAAGATCGCCATTCAAAGGATCGATAATTCAACGAGCAGACAAGTTACCTTCTCGAAGCGTAGAAAAGGATTGATCAAAAAGGCAAAGGAGCTAGCAATCCTGTGTGATGCTGAAGTTGGCCTTGTAATCTTCTCCAGCACTGGGAAGCTATTTGAGTTTTCAAGCACCAG cATCAAAGCAGTAACTGAAAGATACAACAAATCAAAGGAGGAACATCTGCAACTGCAGAATCCAGCATCAGAAGTCAAG TTCTTGCAAAGGGAGGTAGCAATCTTAAGGCAAGAACTGCAGAACTTGCAAGTAAACCAACG GCATATGATGGGACAACAACTTTATGCTTTGGGTGTCGAAGACCTACAAAATCTGGAGAATCAACTAGAAATGAGCTTGCAAGGTGTACGACTCACAAAG GAACAAGCCTTAACTGATGAAATACAAGAACTAAGCCGAAAG AGCAATCTTGTCCATCAGGAAAATATGGAACTCTATAAGAAG GTTTACAGCACCAGGCACATGAATGGAGCAAGCATAAGTTCTTTCATCCCATATGGAACTAACCTCAGAGACGACTTGGATGTCCCTCATGTCCATCTTCAGCTATGCCCGCCCGAGCAACAAAATTATTAG
- the LOC109003381 gene encoding MADS-box transcription factor 23-like isoform X1, whose product MGRGKIAIQRIDNSTSRQVTFSKRRKGLIKKAKELAILCDAEVGLVIFSSTGKLFEFSSTSIKAVTERYNKSKEEHLQLQNPASEVKFLQREVAILRQELQNLQVNQRHMMGQQLYALGVEDLQNLENQLEMSLQGVRLTKEQALTDEIQELSRKSNLVHQENMELYKKVILVRQENMELCNKVYSTRHMNGASISSFIPYGTNLRDDLDVPHVHLQLCPPEQQNY is encoded by the exons ATGGGGAGAGGGAAGATCGCCATTCAAAGGATCGATAATTCAACGAGCAGACAAGTTACCTTCTCGAAGCGTAGAAAAGGATTGATCAAAAAGGCAAAGGAGCTAGCAATCCTGTGTGATGCTGAAGTTGGCCTTGTAATCTTCTCCAGCACTGGGAAGCTATTTGAGTTTTCAAGCACCAG cATCAAAGCAGTAACTGAAAGATACAACAAATCAAAGGAGGAACATCTGCAACTGCAGAATCCAGCATCAGAAGTCAAG TTCTTGCAAAGGGAGGTAGCAATCTTAAGGCAAGAACTGCAGAACTTGCAAGTAAACCAACG GCATATGATGGGACAACAACTTTATGCTTTGGGTGTCGAAGACCTACAAAATCTGGAGAATCAACTAGAAATGAGCTTGCAAGGTGTACGACTCACAAAG GAACAAGCCTTAACTGATGAAATACAAGAACTAAGCCGAAAG AGCAATCTTGTCCATCAGGAAAATATGGAACTCTATAAGAAGGTAATACTTGTACGCCAAGAAAACATGGAATTATGCAATAAG GTTTACAGCACCAGGCACATGAATGGAGCAAGCATAAGTTCTTTCATCCCATATGGAACTAACCTCAGAGACGACTTGGATGTCCCTCATGTCCATCTTCAGCTATGCCCGCCCGAGCAACAAAATTATTAG